The proteins below come from a single Malus sylvestris chromosome 3, drMalSylv7.2, whole genome shotgun sequence genomic window:
- the LOC126616095 gene encoding uncharacterized protein LOC126616095 isoform X1, with product MIRYMENCYTLVAIAVLFLLHSLMFYKIHTGLKVEFGVSSYCATDLQTCRSNFSQMTPPETTPGAAHLRSPEGSDDRFLVEEENRRIGWSCHTKKQFPAQVSSEDQLHDELEAASSTEIRPLNCVDKGKDVKHCMQMDTNPASEGQSEGEAEKGKQFTACAGSQGGGENVTSPVTAGIARPCSFSHLGQKLPFKKRRPYSHTETEVEMEREKVEDVYLEEKVEDAVMEAKEKCMPVEIEKENHFAEVKEDEPVKAEAEDAVADKKEESLEEGEIREETAEETEKISELELVNEGLYVPHLTIDENQQDIKNEELNLEETAGEPNEKPRRGRKTPRSSASTSSDEPHQGRQKLKRGSPKRMQDPAEENQGCVEKRKPLRGRPNRGKEESSLSNNRYPRRGRSQRDTEESFPSNNRKPRRGRPKRSTEESPHSNNTYPRRGRSKRDTEESFPSNSRKPRRGRPKRSAEESPHSNSGYSLDTGESSPSNNRKPRRGRPKRSTGKSPHSNNRNAEMPKPKRGRPKRVKE from the exons ATGATAAGGTACATGGAAAACTGCTACACACTGGTTGCTATTGCTGTGTTATTTTTGTTGCATTCGTTGATGTTTTACAAAATTCATACAG GGTTGAAGGTCGAATTTGGAGTTTCGAGTTATTGTGCAACTGACTTACAAACATG CCGGTCAAATTTTTCGCAGATGACTCCACCTGAGACCACACCCGGGGCTGCTCATCTTCGTTCACCAGAAGGTTCAGATGATCGCTTTTTAGTTGAAGAAGAGAATCGGCGCATTGGATGGTCCTGCCATACAAAAAAACAATTTCCTGCTCAAGTTTCAAGTGAAGATCAATTGCATGATGAATTGGAAGCAGCAAGCAGTACAGAAATTAGGCCCTTGAACTGTGTTGATAAGGGGAAAGATGTGAAACATTGCATGCAAATGGATACAAATCCG GCCTCAGAGGGGCAGAGCGAAGGAGAAGCAGAAAAGGGGAAACAATTTACTGCATGTGCTGGTTCTCAGGG GGGTGGAGAAAACGTAACTTCTCCAGTTACAGCTGGGATCGCTCGTCCTTGTTCTTTTTCGCATCTAG gtcagaaacttccGTTTAAGAAAAGAAGACCTTATAGTCACACAGAGACTGAAGTAGAGATGGAAAGAGAGAAAGTAGAAGATGTCTATCTAGAGGAAAAAGTGGAAGATGCGGTAAtggaagcaaaagaaaaatgcatgccagtagaaattgaaaaagaaaatcattttGCAGAAGTTAAAGAAGATGAGCCAGTTAAAGCGGAAGCTGAAGATGCAGTAGCTGATAAGAAAGAGGAATCACTGGAGGAGGGCGAGATACGAGAAGAAACTGCGGAGGAGACAGAAAAAATAAGTGAGCTTGAGCTGGTCAATGAAGGGTTGTATGTACCTCATCTGACCATTGATGAGAACCAGCAGGACATCAAAAATGAAGAACTTAATCTAGAAGAGACAGCAGGTGAACCAAATGAGAAGCcaagaaggggaaggaaaacGCCTAGATCTAGTGCTAGCACTAGCAGTGATGAGCCTCATCA GGGAAGGCAGAAGCTAAAGAGAGGAAGTCCAAAGAGGATGCAAGATCCAGCTGAGGAAAATCAAGG GTGTGTAGAGAAGCGGAAGCCATTAAGAGGTCGCCCCAACAGGGGTAAAGAggaatcatctctttcaaacaATAGGTACCCAAGAAGAGGTCGCTCCCAGAGGGACACAGAGGAGTCCTTTCCTTCAAACAATAGGAAGCCAAGAAGGGGTCGCCCCAAGAGGAGCACAGAGGAATCACCTCATTCAAACAATACGTACCCAAGAAGAGGTCGCTCCAAGAGGGACACAGAGGAGTCCTTTCCTTCAAACAGTAGGAAGCCAAGAAGGGGTCGCCCCAAGAGGAGTGCAGAGGAATCACCTCATTCAAACAGTGGGTACTCTCTAGATACAGGGGAGTCATCTCCTTCAAACAATAGGAAGCCAAGAAGGGGTCGCCCCAAGAGGAGCACAGGGAAATCACCTCATTCAAACAATAG GAATGCCGAAATGCCAAAGCCTAAGAGGGGAAGGCCAAAGAGGGTGAAGGAGTAA
- the LOC126616095 gene encoding uncharacterized protein LOC126616095 isoform X2, whose product MMTPPETTPGAAHLRSPEGSDDRFLVEEENRRIGWSCHTKKQFPAQVSSEDQLHDELEAASSTEIRPLNCVDKGKDVKHCMQMDTNPASEGQSEGEAEKGKQFTACAGSQGGGENVTSPVTAGIARPCSFSHLGQKLPFKKRRPYSHTETEVEMEREKVEDVYLEEKVEDAVMEAKEKCMPVEIEKENHFAEVKEDEPVKAEAEDAVADKKEESLEEGEIREETAEETEKISELELVNEGLYVPHLTIDENQQDIKNEELNLEETAGEPNEKPRRGRKTPRSSASTSSDEPHQGRQKLKRGSPKRMQDPAEENQGCVEKRKPLRGRPNRGKEESSLSNNRYPRRGRSQRDTEESFPSNNRKPRRGRPKRSTEESPHSNNTYPRRGRSKRDTEESFPSNSRKPRRGRPKRSAEESPHSNSGYSLDTGESSPSNNRKPRRGRPKRSTGKSPHSNNRNAEMPKPKRGRPKRVKE is encoded by the exons ATG ATGACTCCACCTGAGACCACACCCGGGGCTGCTCATCTTCGTTCACCAGAAGGTTCAGATGATCGCTTTTTAGTTGAAGAAGAGAATCGGCGCATTGGATGGTCCTGCCATACAAAAAAACAATTTCCTGCTCAAGTTTCAAGTGAAGATCAATTGCATGATGAATTGGAAGCAGCAAGCAGTACAGAAATTAGGCCCTTGAACTGTGTTGATAAGGGGAAAGATGTGAAACATTGCATGCAAATGGATACAAATCCG GCCTCAGAGGGGCAGAGCGAAGGAGAAGCAGAAAAGGGGAAACAATTTACTGCATGTGCTGGTTCTCAGGG GGGTGGAGAAAACGTAACTTCTCCAGTTACAGCTGGGATCGCTCGTCCTTGTTCTTTTTCGCATCTAG gtcagaaacttccGTTTAAGAAAAGAAGACCTTATAGTCACACAGAGACTGAAGTAGAGATGGAAAGAGAGAAAGTAGAAGATGTCTATCTAGAGGAAAAAGTGGAAGATGCGGTAAtggaagcaaaagaaaaatgcatgccagtagaaattgaaaaagaaaatcattttGCAGAAGTTAAAGAAGATGAGCCAGTTAAAGCGGAAGCTGAAGATGCAGTAGCTGATAAGAAAGAGGAATCACTGGAGGAGGGCGAGATACGAGAAGAAACTGCGGAGGAGACAGAAAAAATAAGTGAGCTTGAGCTGGTCAATGAAGGGTTGTATGTACCTCATCTGACCATTGATGAGAACCAGCAGGACATCAAAAATGAAGAACTTAATCTAGAAGAGACAGCAGGTGAACCAAATGAGAAGCcaagaaggggaaggaaaacGCCTAGATCTAGTGCTAGCACTAGCAGTGATGAGCCTCATCA GGGAAGGCAGAAGCTAAAGAGAGGAAGTCCAAAGAGGATGCAAGATCCAGCTGAGGAAAATCAAGG GTGTGTAGAGAAGCGGAAGCCATTAAGAGGTCGCCCCAACAGGGGTAAAGAggaatcatctctttcaaacaATAGGTACCCAAGAAGAGGTCGCTCCCAGAGGGACACAGAGGAGTCCTTTCCTTCAAACAATAGGAAGCCAAGAAGGGGTCGCCCCAAGAGGAGCACAGAGGAATCACCTCATTCAAACAATACGTACCCAAGAAGAGGTCGCTCCAAGAGGGACACAGAGGAGTCCTTTCCTTCAAACAGTAGGAAGCCAAGAAGGGGTCGCCCCAAGAGGAGTGCAGAGGAATCACCTCATTCAAACAGTGGGTACTCTCTAGATACAGGGGAGTCATCTCCTTCAAACAATAGGAAGCCAAGAAGGGGTCGCCCCAAGAGGAGCACAGGGAAATCACCTCATTCAAACAATAG GAATGCCGAAATGCCAAAGCCTAAGAGGGGAAGGCCAAAGAGGGTGAAGGAGTAA